From Pseudovibrio sp. Tun.PSC04-5.I4, a single genomic window includes:
- a CDS encoding TetR/AcrR family transcriptional regulator yields MTKNRQTKLAQREQAILNAARKIVVDGGLLAFRMPDLTKSAEVSVGTLYRHFQSREDVIASLATNSLIVRHTKLVMVMDQFQGALERALVIPMLDFIFNVAHPEAFLIETTCTTSTIWKEVSILQRQQYDAICEKITILMQQVAAGIEGFASDTHYASNADITLGIWGLITGMSFVWFSILDNEFKTPREALNFFRPHLVNFLRGYGPQLDIPSDTIAQLEHHLLDNTEQWLWVLEGNQTDETH; encoded by the coding sequence ATGACGAAAAACAGACAAACAAAACTAGCACAGAGAGAACAGGCGATCTTGAACGCAGCACGAAAAATAGTCGTTGACGGAGGGCTTCTGGCCTTTCGTATGCCCGACTTAACAAAGAGTGCAGAGGTGTCTGTGGGTACGCTTTACCGACATTTTCAGAGCCGGGAGGATGTTATCGCCAGTCTAGCAACAAACTCCCTAATTGTCCGGCATACCAAGCTGGTTATGGTGATGGATCAATTCCAAGGCGCTTTGGAAAGAGCCTTGGTAATACCTATGCTGGATTTTATTTTCAATGTTGCCCATCCAGAAGCCTTCCTTATTGAGACAACCTGTACGACCTCCACTATCTGGAAAGAAGTTTCCATCCTGCAGCGGCAGCAATACGATGCGATTTGCGAAAAGATTACAATATTGATGCAGCAAGTTGCAGCCGGGATCGAAGGTTTTGCCTCGGACACCCACTATGCATCAAATGCAGACATAACACTGGGCATATGGGGACTGATCACAGGAATGTCGTTCGTCTGGTTTAGCATTCTGGACAATGAATTCAAGACGCCAAGAGAAGCGTTGAATTTCTTCCGACCGCACCTCGTCAACTTTTTAAGAGGATACGGACCGCAGCTCGATATTCCAAGCGACACCATCGCCCAACTAGAGCACCACTTACTGGACAATACTGAACAATGGCT
- a CDS encoding UDP-glucuronic acid decarboxylase family protein — translation MFSLDDRRRILVTGGSGFLGSYLCEMLLDAGHEVLCLDNFFTGARMNVEHLLDHKRFELLRHDVCQPLFVEVDEIYNLACPASPVHYQFDPVQTTKTSVLGAINMLGLAKRVKAKILQASTSEIYGDPQVHPQPEDYWGNVNPIGVRSCYDEGKRCAETLFYDYHRQNNINIRVMRIFNTYGPRMHPNDGRVVSNFIMQALLNKPITLYGDGLQTRSFCYRDDLVEGMMRLMNAPDHVSMPINIGNPKEFTIKQLAELVLELTGSRSRIIREPLPQDDPLQRKPNIERAREFLGWQPTTELHQGLTKTIAYFEGLLSSHKAGQPTELVPAE, via the coding sequence ATGTTTTCACTTGATGATCGGCGTAGAATTCTTGTGACAGGAGGTTCAGGGTTTCTCGGCTCATATCTTTGTGAAATGCTGCTGGATGCAGGGCATGAAGTGTTGTGTCTCGATAATTTCTTTACGGGCGCGCGCATGAATGTGGAGCACTTGCTGGACCACAAACGCTTTGAGCTGTTGCGCCATGATGTGTGCCAACCCCTGTTTGTTGAAGTGGATGAGATTTATAATTTGGCTTGCCCGGCGTCTCCCGTGCATTACCAGTTCGATCCGGTTCAAACCACTAAGACAAGCGTGCTTGGTGCCATCAATATGCTCGGGCTTGCCAAACGCGTTAAAGCCAAGATTTTGCAGGCGTCCACCTCCGAAATTTATGGTGACCCTCAAGTTCACCCGCAGCCGGAGGACTATTGGGGCAACGTTAATCCCATCGGCGTGCGTTCTTGTTATGACGAAGGTAAGCGGTGCGCGGAAACGCTTTTTTACGATTACCATCGCCAAAACAACATCAACATCCGCGTGATGCGCATTTTCAATACTTATGGGCCACGTATGCACCCCAATGATGGGCGAGTGGTTTCGAACTTCATTATGCAGGCGCTGCTAAATAAACCAATCACGCTGTACGGAGATGGTCTGCAAACCCGGTCTTTCTGTTATCGCGATGATTTGGTGGAGGGTATGATGAGATTGATGAATGCCCCCGATCACGTTTCCATGCCCATCAATATTGGCAATCCAAAAGAGTTCACGATCAAACAACTTGCAGAGCTTGTGCTGGAGCTGACTGGGTCCAGATCCCGGATTATCAGGGAACCTCTTCCTCAAGATGATCCGCTCCAGCGCAAACCAAATATTGAGCGAGCGCGGGAGTTTTTGGGCTGGCAACCAACAACTGAATTGCATCAAGGGCTCACAAAAACGATTGCTTACTTCGAGGGGCTATTGTCCTCGCACAAAGCTGGGCAGCCAACAGAACTGGTTCCTGCGGAATAG
- a CDS encoding benzoate/H(+) symporter BenE family transporter, with the protein MRSSFSLSATSAGFLSAFVGFASSFAIVLQGLSGVGATQSEAASGLMALSIAMGFCGIVFSLWKRIPISVAWSTPSAALLATSGVPEGGFAVAVGAFIVAGLLVVITGMWRPLGRLIGFIPVTLAQAMLAGVLLPLCLVPFEAVAQLPTLALPIVLAWFIAGQVNKLLAVPAALLGFLVALYFHADLSGLSSMQLVQSPIFVMPEFTLSAIVGIGIPLYVVTMASQNIPGVSVLRSFGYQPTPGPLFSWTGVATILSAPFGGHGVSLAAITAAICANEDAHKDPARRYWAAVVAGLVYFVFGVFAAGFVGIVELAPRILIGGVAGLALIGTLVGSVQGMLTEETSREPAIMTFLITASGLSFFGIGGAFWGLLVGIALKLWLDRKQKTLASLQTGRSS; encoded by the coding sequence ATGCGTTCTTCTTTTTCTCTTAGCGCAACCAGCGCCGGTTTTCTCTCGGCATTTGTTGGATTTGCAAGCTCTTTTGCTATTGTTCTGCAAGGTCTGAGCGGTGTCGGGGCAACGCAGAGCGAGGCGGCTTCCGGCCTTATGGCTCTTTCTATCGCGATGGGCTTTTGCGGAATTGTATTCAGCCTTTGGAAGCGCATTCCAATATCTGTTGCCTGGTCAACACCAAGCGCTGCACTTCTGGCAACCTCCGGCGTGCCAGAGGGCGGTTTTGCGGTTGCAGTCGGTGCATTTATAGTGGCGGGTTTGCTTGTTGTTATCACCGGCATGTGGCGCCCGCTTGGGCGTTTGATCGGGTTTATCCCGGTGACTCTGGCACAGGCCATGCTTGCAGGTGTTCTCCTGCCATTGTGCCTTGTCCCATTCGAGGCAGTAGCTCAGCTGCCAACTCTGGCGCTACCAATAGTGCTTGCATGGTTTATTGCGGGCCAAGTCAACAAGTTACTAGCTGTCCCCGCTGCGTTACTCGGCTTTCTGGTCGCCCTGTATTTCCACGCAGACCTCTCCGGCCTCAGCTCGATGCAACTGGTGCAGTCTCCCATTTTTGTAATGCCGGAGTTTACACTGAGTGCAATTGTTGGGATCGGTATCCCGCTCTATGTTGTGACGATGGCCTCCCAAAATATTCCGGGCGTTTCCGTCTTGCGGTCTTTTGGATATCAACCAACTCCGGGCCCTCTGTTTAGCTGGACCGGCGTTGCCACAATATTGAGCGCGCCGTTTGGCGGACATGGCGTGAGCCTAGCTGCGATCACAGCGGCAATTTGTGCGAATGAAGATGCTCATAAAGATCCTGCGCGCAGGTACTGGGCAGCCGTTGTTGCGGGCCTCGTCTATTTCGTTTTCGGTGTGTTTGCAGCTGGCTTTGTTGGCATCGTTGAACTGGCGCCGCGCATACTCATTGGCGGTGTCGCAGGCTTGGCACTTATCGGGACCCTTGTTGGTTCAGTTCAAGGTATGCTGACGGAAGAAACCAGCCGAGAACCGGCAATCATGACCTTTCTGATCACAGCATCAGGCCTCTCATTCTTCGGGATTGGTGGTGCATTCTGGGGGCTTTTGGTTGGCATTGCTTTGAAGCTTTGGTTGGATCGGAAGCAAAAAACTTTGGCCTCTTTGCAAACAGGCAGGAGTTCCTGA
- a CDS encoding ATP-binding cassette domain-containing protein — protein MSTKEPILSVRDMRVEFQIKQQNALPWHRPEILRAVKGVSFDLARGETLGIVGESGCGKSTLARAIIRMIPAQGGEVFWEGRDLMKMNPKDLLGIRKEIQMIFQDPLASLNPRLTAGQIIAEPLKTHFPKTSKDEVKKSVRQLMEKVGLSARMINRYPHEFSGGQCQRIGIARALITNPKMIICDEPVSALDVSVQAQVVNLLMDLQKELGLSLLFIAHDLSVVKHISNRIMVLEFGNIAEMGDAHDVINNPQSPYTKELIKAVPIPDPIAERKRIAARRALEASA, from the coding sequence TTGAGCACGAAAGAGCCAATCTTGTCCGTCCGCGATATGCGGGTGGAATTCCAGATCAAGCAACAAAACGCACTCCCCTGGCATAGGCCGGAGATTCTGCGTGCGGTTAAAGGTGTTTCCTTTGACCTAGCCCGCGGTGAAACGCTTGGTATCGTAGGCGAATCCGGCTGTGGCAAATCCACACTCGCCCGGGCAATCATTCGGATGATCCCAGCACAGGGTGGTGAGGTTTTCTGGGAAGGCCGCGACCTGATGAAGATGAATCCGAAAGATCTTTTGGGAATCCGCAAGGAAATCCAGATGATCTTTCAGGATCCTCTGGCTTCCTTGAACCCACGCCTCACTGCCGGGCAAATTATCGCAGAGCCGCTAAAAACGCATTTTCCGAAAACATCCAAGGATGAAGTCAAGAAAAGCGTTCGTCAACTCATGGAAAAAGTTGGATTATCCGCTCGGATGATCAACCGGTATCCGCATGAGTTTTCAGGTGGCCAGTGTCAACGTATTGGCATTGCCCGCGCTTTGATCACCAATCCGAAGATGATCATTTGTGATGAGCCCGTTTCTGCCTTGGATGTATCCGTTCAAGCACAGGTGGTGAACCTGTTGATGGATTTGCAGAAAGAACTTGGCCTGTCCCTGCTGTTTATTGCCCATGACCTCAGCGTTGTAAAACACATCAGCAACCGCATTATGGTTCTGGAGTTTGGCAATATCGCGGAAATGGGTGACGCTCACGACGTCATCAACAACCCGCAAAGTCCTTACACCAAGGAGCTGATCAAGGCAGTCCCTATTCCGGACCCAATTGCAGAGCGGAAACGTATTGCAGCGCGCCGGGCCTTGGAAGCCAGCGCGTAA
- a CDS encoding ATP-binding cassette domain-containing protein produces the protein MALLDIQNLRITYDTPEGVIEAVKDVSLTISKGETLGIVGESGSGKSQTAFATMGLLPPNAKISGSIKYQGQEIIGRSHKEMNKLRSNEIAMIFQDPMTSLNPYMRISEQMAETLIYNAPDGKRMKKRTAIAECVRMLEAVKIPDAKNRIHMYPHEFSGGMRQRVMIAMSLLCRPKLLIADEPTTALDVTVQARIMDLLVELQEEFQMAIVLITHNLGIVAGSCERTMVMYQGEVMEHGLTTDIFANPTNPYTKGLLSAVPRLDQDEERLMTLDRSIEAQMAEEKL, from the coding sequence GTGGCACTCTTGGATATCCAAAATCTACGGATCACCTACGATACGCCGGAAGGTGTAATCGAGGCCGTAAAAGACGTTAGCCTTACGATCAGTAAGGGTGAAACTCTGGGAATTGTGGGCGAGTCTGGTTCAGGTAAAAGCCAAACAGCTTTTGCGACCATGGGCTTGCTTCCCCCCAACGCGAAAATTTCTGGTTCTATCAAGTATCAGGGGCAGGAGATTATCGGCCGTTCTCATAAGGAAATGAACAAGCTTCGTTCCAATGAGATTGCTATGATCTTTCAAGATCCAATGACATCCCTGAATCCTTACATGCGCATTTCAGAGCAGATGGCTGAAACGCTGATTTATAACGCGCCAGATGGCAAACGCATGAAGAAGAGAACTGCGATTGCTGAATGCGTGCGGATGCTTGAAGCTGTGAAAATTCCCGATGCGAAGAACCGCATTCACATGTATCCGCATGAGTTTTCCGGCGGAATGCGGCAGCGTGTGATGATTGCGATGTCGTTGCTGTGTCGTCCAAAACTCCTGATTGCAGATGAACCGACAACGGCACTTGATGTGACGGTGCAGGCCCGCATTATGGACTTACTGGTGGAACTACAAGAAGAGTTCCAAATGGCGATTGTTCTGATTACTCATAACCTTGGCATTGTGGCAGGCTCCTGTGAGCGGACCATGGTGATGTACCAGGGCGAGGTGATGGAACACGGTTTGACAACAGATATCTTTGCCAATCCAACCAACCCTTACACAAAAGGGTTGCTCAGCGCGGTTCCGCGTCTGGATCAGGATGAAGAGCGCTTAATGACGTTGGACCGCAGCATTGAAGCCCAGATGGCGGAGGAAAAGCTTTGA
- a CDS encoding ABC transporter permease subunit, giving the protein MNVDVQKMEQFADNLAAQEEVQGRSLFADARRRFFKNKAALVSLFILTGVIIFAAFGQLFTGWSNEEIDWGILGQVAELGAPNAENGHYFGADEMGRDLYSRVIQGTQISLMVGVVGALIAVVVGTLYGAIAGYAGGRVDNIMMRIVDILQSIPYMFVLILLLVVFGRSIFMLFVGIGLISWLDMSRIARGQTLTLKNKEFVEAAVATGVKPMTIILRHIVPNLLGVIVVYATLLVPQMILTESFISFLGLGVQEPNTSWGALIAEGAGTMQYGTLWQLIFPMFFFIITLFSFFFIGDGLRDALDPKDY; this is encoded by the coding sequence ATGAATGTAGACGTTCAAAAAATGGAGCAGTTCGCAGATAATCTGGCTGCTCAGGAAGAGGTGCAGGGCCGTTCTTTGTTTGCCGACGCTCGTCGCCGGTTTTTCAAAAACAAAGCCGCCTTGGTTAGTCTCTTTATTTTGACAGGTGTCATTATCTTCGCGGCTTTCGGTCAACTGTTTACCGGCTGGTCGAATGAGGAAATCGATTGGGGAATTTTGGGGCAAGTTGCAGAACTTGGCGCACCCAACGCGGAAAATGGTCACTACTTCGGTGCTGATGAGATGGGGCGGGACCTGTATTCCCGTGTCATTCAAGGCACCCAGATTTCTTTGATGGTTGGGGTGGTCGGCGCACTCATCGCGGTGGTCGTAGGAACACTTTACGGAGCAATTGCTGGTTATGCCGGTGGACGTGTCGATAACATCATGATGCGTATCGTTGATATCCTTCAGTCCATTCCTTACATGTTTGTTCTGATCCTGCTTCTTGTGGTGTTCGGACGGTCCATCTTCATGCTGTTCGTTGGCATTGGGTTGATCTCATGGCTGGATATGTCGCGTATTGCGCGTGGTCAAACGCTCACGCTCAAAAACAAAGAGTTTGTGGAAGCGGCAGTCGCTACCGGTGTAAAGCCGATGACGATAATTTTACGCCATATCGTCCCCAACTTGCTGGGCGTGATCGTTGTTTATGCGACGCTTCTCGTCCCGCAGATGATCCTGACCGAGAGCTTTATCTCATTCCTAGGCCTTGGTGTTCAGGAGCCGAACACGAGCTGGGGCGCGTTGATTGCTGAAGGCGCTGGAACGATGCAGTACGGCACATTGTGGCAACTGATATTTCCAATGTTCTTCTTCATCATAACTCTGTTCAGCTTTTTCTTTATCGGCGACGGTCTGCGCGATGCGCTTGACCCTAAAGACTATTAG
- the oppB gene encoding oligopeptide ABC transporter permease OppB, whose amino-acid sequence MISYILRRVAIAIPTLLLLIIISFLLMHAAPGGPFTSDRALPPTVLANIEAKYGLDNPIYVQIVNYIGGIVTEFDFGPSFKYKDRTVNEIIESGFPVTLTYGFLSFAVAVIVGGALGIAAALKQNSWLDYMAVGISIGAQVLPNFVMAPILVLVFTLWLGWLPGGGWNGGQWNHLILPVIALSTSYMASIARLTRSSMLEVLHTNFIRTAMAKGLPYHVIVFRHALKPALLPVMSYLGPAFVSMITGSVIIDIYFSTGGIGQFYVNSALNRDYAVMMGITILIGGLTILFNLIVDILYAWVDPKIRY is encoded by the coding sequence ATGATCAGCTACATCCTTAGAAGAGTAGCCATCGCAATTCCTACATTGCTGCTGCTCATCATCATCTCATTTTTACTCATGCATGCGGCTCCCGGTGGCCCATTCACCTCTGACCGCGCGCTTCCTCCTACTGTTCTCGCCAATATCGAAGCTAAATACGGCCTGGATAATCCAATCTATGTGCAGATTGTGAATTACATCGGCGGGATCGTTACTGAGTTCGATTTTGGCCCGTCCTTCAAATACAAAGACCGCACTGTAAACGAGATCATAGAGAGCGGGTTCCCCGTTACATTAACCTATGGATTTCTCTCGTTTGCTGTTGCCGTTATCGTAGGTGGAGCCCTCGGAATTGCTGCTGCCCTGAAGCAAAACAGTTGGCTGGACTACATGGCCGTTGGTATTTCCATCGGTGCTCAGGTTCTGCCAAACTTTGTCATGGCGCCAATTCTTGTGCTCGTCTTTACGCTGTGGTTGGGCTGGCTCCCCGGTGGAGGTTGGAATGGTGGGCAATGGAACCATCTCATTCTGCCAGTTATTGCGCTCTCAACCAGCTATATGGCGTCAATCGCGCGTTTGACCCGCTCCTCCATGCTGGAAGTTCTGCATACCAACTTCATTCGCACTGCTATGGCTAAAGGTCTGCCATATCATGTGATTGTTTTCCGTCATGCTCTCAAACCAGCTCTGCTTCCGGTTATGTCTTACCTTGGCCCTGCGTTTGTATCCATGATCACTGGGTCCGTTATCATCGATATCTACTTCTCAACCGGTGGCATCGGGCAGTTTTACGTTAACTCCGCCCTCAACCGTGATTACGCCGTCATGATGGGCATTACAATTCTCATCGGAGGCCTCACCATCCTCTTCAATCTCATAGTCGATATCCTGTACGCATGGGTCGACCCGAAGATTAGATACTGA
- a CDS encoding peptide ABC transporter substrate-binding protein: MKFSKSFLMASVVGTALLSTSVFAAGVHPETGEKLADDQTFTYRILDEHSSVDPAIVEDVSGSEVVRNLFEGLYNQDNLGNLVPGVALSHDVSADKLTYTFKLRDDAKWSDGSSVTAGDFVYGWQRAADPKNASPYAWFMELMSIENAKAVIAGEKELSDLGVKALDDHTLEVKLTQPLPYFALMTTHSTTFPSPQAVVEKHGAAWTKPENIVSNGAYKLTKHVPQETLEMVRNTNYWDNESTIIDKVQTLVINDENVALTRYLSGEMDRTEVPAGQFPRLQKEYPDQAIAFPRLCSYYYTFNVSDSGPKEFKDVRIRQALAYAIDRRVITDAVLQGGQFQAYTFTPAVTAGFDVPKVDFAGWSQAERDAKAKELLVAAGFSEGNPLEFNMLYNTSEAHKKIAIAMSQMWKQKLGVKVNLENMEWKTFLNERGQQNFQLARGAWCGDYNEASTFLDLLTTESGYNDGKYSNAEVDELMAGAKTSANPQPNYTRVEEIMAAEMPVIPIYHYTNVYMLNDTLKNWPIKNAEQNWYAKNLYKVAK, from the coding sequence ATGAAATTCAGCAAAAGCTTTCTTATGGCGAGTGTAGTCGGAACTGCACTGCTTTCTACCTCTGTATTTGCTGCGGGTGTTCATCCAGAAACTGGCGAGAAACTCGCTGACGACCAGACTTTTACTTATCGTATTCTCGATGAGCATTCATCTGTTGATCCAGCAATCGTAGAAGATGTATCTGGTTCTGAAGTCGTCCGTAACTTGTTTGAAGGTCTGTACAACCAGGATAACCTGGGCAATCTCGTACCAGGTGTTGCACTGAGCCATGATGTAAGTGCTGACAAGCTGACTTACACTTTCAAGCTCCGCGATGATGCAAAGTGGTCAGATGGATCTTCAGTAACGGCTGGTGATTTCGTTTACGGATGGCAGCGTGCTGCTGATCCTAAAAACGCATCTCCATACGCATGGTTCATGGAACTGATGTCCATTGAAAATGCAAAGGCGGTTATTGCGGGTGAGAAAGAGTTGTCCGATCTCGGCGTTAAAGCGCTTGATGATCACACTCTGGAAGTGAAGCTGACTCAACCACTGCCATACTTCGCGTTGATGACAACGCACAGCACAACATTCCCGTCTCCACAGGCGGTTGTTGAAAAACACGGCGCTGCATGGACAAAGCCAGAGAACATTGTCTCCAACGGCGCGTACAAGCTGACCAAGCATGTTCCGCAGGAAACCTTGGAGATGGTGCGCAACACCAATTATTGGGATAATGAGAGCACCATTATCGACAAGGTTCAAACCCTCGTCATCAATGATGAGAACGTTGCTTTGACCCGCTACCTTTCTGGTGAGATGGATCGTACAGAGGTGCCTGCTGGGCAGTTCCCACGCCTTCAGAAAGAATACCCTGATCAGGCAATCGCTTTCCCGCGTCTTTGTTCTTACTACTACACTTTCAACGTTTCTGATTCCGGTCCAAAAGAATTCAAAGACGTTCGTATTCGTCAGGCGCTGGCCTATGCGATTGATCGTCGTGTCATCACAGACGCTGTATTGCAGGGTGGCCAGTTCCAAGCGTACACCTTCACTCCCGCTGTAACCGCTGGCTTCGATGTTCCAAAAGTAGATTTTGCTGGTTGGTCTCAAGCCGAACGTGATGCAAAGGCGAAAGAATTGTTGGTGGCTGCTGGCTTCAGCGAAGGCAACCCACTTGAATTCAACATGCTCTACAACACATCTGAAGCTCACAAGAAGATCGCTATTGCGATGTCTCAAATGTGGAAGCAGAAGCTGGGCGTGAAAGTCAACCTCGAAAACATGGAATGGAAAACATTCCTCAACGAGCGCGGACAGCAAAACTTCCAACTCGCTCGTGGAGCTTGGTGTGGTGACTACAATGAAGCCTCAACCTTCCTCGATCTGCTGACGACAGAATCCGGTTATAACGACGGCAAATACAGCAATGCTGAAGTTGATGAGTTGATGGCGGGCGCTAAAACCTCTGCAAATCCACAGCCGAACTACACACGTGTAGAAGAAATTATGGCTGCTGAAATGCCGGTTATTCCAATTTATCATTACACCAACGTGTACATGTTGAATGACACACTGAAAAACTGGCCGATCAAAAACGCTGAACAAAACTGGTATGCGAAGAACCTTTATAAGGTTGCTAAGTAA
- a CDS encoding UbiA family prenyltransferase has protein sequence MPLNEDVVAYARQQAASGREVHMATAADESLAIGISKRLGFIDEVHASNGHTNLKAGNKASHLEKRFPNGFAYAGDSSSDLPVFTSAVQSLLVHPSSSLLRRAEECGAIEMTFERPEGVAAPLVKSLRLHQWAKNTLVFVPLILGGQALDASAWFTALIGFVALGILASSTYLFNDLWDIEADRNHWSKKKRPLASGRLKIVHAIMAIPLGIGLSLVIAATLGPFVLAGFLVYLVVTVSYSFYLKRIPLLDTAVLAALFTMRLGIGVTLVSVPPSPWLFVFSMYLFLSLSLAKRHTELGRYLEAGGDGNMSGRGYRDTDLPVLLSLGSASGLAATLVMVLYLTNEAFNAQFYSAPAVLWGMPLILFLWLGRIWLKCQRLELNDDPVVFALKDKQSLMLGGFLVLLFVGAWFGGRLV, from the coding sequence ATTCCGCTCAATGAGGACGTTGTTGCTTACGCTCGGCAACAAGCTGCGAGCGGTCGTGAAGTTCATATGGCAACTGCAGCAGATGAGAGTCTGGCAATCGGAATTTCAAAGCGTCTAGGGTTTATTGATGAGGTGCATGCGAGCAATGGCCATACAAATCTGAAAGCTGGCAACAAAGCCAGTCATCTTGAAAAGCGGTTTCCAAACGGATTTGCCTACGCTGGCGACAGCAGTTCAGATCTGCCGGTGTTTACCAGTGCTGTTCAGTCGCTCCTTGTGCATCCCTCTTCCAGCCTGTTACGACGGGCAGAAGAATGCGGCGCAATTGAAATGACTTTTGAACGCCCTGAAGGAGTGGCAGCGCCCTTAGTAAAGAGCTTGCGTTTACATCAGTGGGCTAAAAATACCTTAGTGTTTGTTCCGCTTATCCTTGGCGGGCAAGCTCTTGATGCCAGCGCATGGTTTACTGCGCTTATTGGTTTCGTTGCGCTGGGAATTCTGGCGTCTTCAACCTATCTGTTCAATGACCTCTGGGATATTGAAGCTGATCGCAACCACTGGAGCAAAAAGAAGCGGCCTCTGGCTTCTGGCCGGTTGAAGATCGTACATGCTATTATGGCGATCCCTTTGGGCATTGGGCTTTCGCTCGTGATTGCGGCCACTCTCGGGCCCTTCGTATTGGCTGGCTTTCTGGTCTATCTTGTGGTGACGGTTTCCTATTCGTTCTACCTGAAGCGTATTCCGCTGCTTGATACCGCAGTTCTTGCGGCACTGTTTACAATGCGCCTCGGCATTGGTGTGACACTGGTTAGTGTTCCTCCCTCCCCTTGGCTATTCGTATTCTCCATGTATCTATTTTTGTCTCTCTCCCTCGCGAAGCGGCACACAGAACTAGGGCGATATCTTGAAGCCGGTGGGGATGGTAATATGTCTGGTCGAGGTTACCGTGATACCGATTTGCCTGTTCTCCTATCGCTCGGCTCTGCAAGCGGATTGGCCGCAACCTTGGTGATGGTGCTTTATCTAACCAATGAAGCCTTCAATGCGCAGTTCTATTCTGCTCCCGCCGTTCTTTGGGGGATGCCGCTTATCCTGTTCTTGTGGCTTGGGCGCATTTGGCTCAAATGTCAGCGGTTGGAACTGAATGATGACCCGGTCGTGTTCGCGCTCAAGGATAAACAAAGCTTGATGCTGGGCGGGTTTTTGGTTCTTCTGTTTGTTGGAGCATGGTTCGGCGGGAGGTTGGTCTAA
- a CDS encoding GtrA family protein has translation MVAARIAALRQSYETSAEFRQIVRFLFAGGFAAFVNWVLRIGLSVFLPFWLAVLLAYFIGMSIGYTLYKRFVFVGAEEPDSVKRQIVIFLGVNLLSAMIVLGLSVGLRELLLGVLPLFFAQALAHGTAIAIGAVTNYLGHKAITFRKA, from the coding sequence ATGGTTGCTGCACGTATCGCCGCTTTGCGCCAGTCCTATGAGACCAGCGCAGAATTTCGCCAGATCGTACGGTTTTTGTTCGCTGGAGGATTTGCCGCCTTTGTGAACTGGGTTCTGCGCATAGGTCTATCCGTCTTCCTGCCGTTTTGGTTGGCGGTCCTCCTAGCCTATTTCATCGGCATGAGCATTGGCTACACGCTCTACAAGCGCTTTGTGTTTGTTGGTGCAGAAGAGCCGGACAGCGTTAAACGACAAATTGTCATATTTCTCGGCGTCAATTTATTGTCTGCAATGATCGTGCTGGGTCTTTCGGTTGGTCTAAGGGAACTTCTGCTTGGAGTGCTTCCACTCTTTTTTGCACAAGCTCTGGCACATGGAACCGCGATTGCCATTGGAGCCGTGACAAACTATCTCGGCCACAAGGCAATCACGTTTCGCAAAGCCTAG